One window from the genome of Diorhabda sublineata isolate icDioSubl1.1 chromosome 10, icDioSubl1.1, whole genome shotgun sequence encodes:
- the LOC130449281 gene encoding zinc finger protein chinmo-like isoform X2 translates to MDSQQQQFCLKWNSFGSNLATSFSNLFKSETLADVTLFCDGVSFRAHKLILAACSKHLADLFETAPLHQNLLVILDNTSATNMSALLEFMYKGEVHVSQDSLSSFLKAAECLQVKGLSIEHEKLAVAQGHSITPMDTGIDSPGKHSKVPKEEIDTPISNTTHHQSSPSPSYSPTMSPYMHPHHYRPYEPRMSTSGASYGDNALKRPLRSPSEILQETGNRASVLRDGSKAVGRPGSPGQMCAYRPPSSLSNLPNQPGGETPPESRFDPDPATALICPETNSIDRFQDPGRPEDLRKKMDHAMQQDESPSSTAGNGTGNNSNMLNNTISSNGSARSQANYGHDREADLIQTNIWSNVAGKINCKAGTVNTADGKKLKCPFCERLYGYETNLRAHIRQRHQGIRVPCPFCSRTFTRNNTVRRHIAREHKAELSLKAYQQNQQQQQQQQQQVHNHNP, encoded by the exons ATGGACTCACAGCAACAGCAATTTTGTCTAAAATGGAACAGTTTCGGATCGAATTTAGCGACATCTTTtagtaatttattcaaatcgGAAACGCTGGCCGATGTAACGCTGTTTTGTGACG gTGTAAGCTTTAGAGCTCATAAATTGATTCTGGCGGCTTGTAGTAAACACCTAGCCGATCTATTCGAAACTGCTCCGCTTCACCAAAATTTACTCGTCATACTCGATAATACGTCCGCCACCAACATGTCCGCTCTCTTGGAATTTATGTACAAGGGAGAAGTACACGTTTCGCAGGATTCCCTGTCCAGTTTTTTGAAAGCCGCGGAATGTTTACAAGTGAAAGGATTGAGTATCGAACACGAGAAATTGGCCGTTGCGCAGGGTCACAGCATCACTCCCATGGATACTGGAATAGATTCTCCCGGAAAACATTCTAAG gtACCGAAGGAAGAAATAGATACTCCGATATCGAACACAACACACCATCAATCCAGCCCGTCCCCAAGTTATTCACCGACAATGTCCCCGTATATGCATCCGCATCATTACAGACCATACGAACCGAGGATGTCGACATCGGGAGCATCTTACGGAGATAACGCCTTGAAACGACCTCTACGAAGTCCTAGCGAAATATTACAGGAAACCGGCAATAGAGCTTCGGTCCTTAGAGACGGAAGCAAAGCTGTAGGAAGACCCGGTTCGCCGGGACAGATGTGCGCTTATAGACCACCTTCCTCTTTATCGAATTTGCCGAATCAACCGGGAGGCGAGACTCCTCCAGAAAGCAGATTCGATCCGGATCCTGCCACCGCTTTGATTTGTCCGGAAACCAATAGTATAGATCGGTTTCAGGATCCGGGACGTCCAGAAg ATTTGAGAAAGAAAATGGACCATGCGATGCAACAAGACGAATCGCCGAGTAGTACCGCAGGAAACGGAACAGGAAACAATAGCAACATGCTCAATAACACCATATCTTCGAACGGTTCCGCCAGATCTCAAGCTAACTACGGCCATGACAGGGAGGCAGATCTTATACAGACCAATATATGGAGTAACGTAGctggaaaaataaattgcaaagcCGGAACTGTTAATACAGCGGATG gaaaaaaattaaagtgcCCTTTTTGTGAGAGATTATATGGTTACGAGACCAATTTGAGGGCGCACATACGACAGCGACATCAGGGGATCCGAGTACCGTGTCCGTTTTGTTCGCGAACCTTTACCAGAAACAACACGGTCAGAAGACACATAGCGAGGGAGCATAAGGCCGAGCTCAGTTTAAAGGCTTACCAACAGAATCAGCAACAGCAGCAGCAGCAACAACAGCAGGTACACAACCACAATCCTTAA
- the LOC130449281 gene encoding zinc finger protein chinmo-like isoform X1 → MAMRAHNFFQSGVEMDSQQQQFCLKWNSFGSNLATSFSNLFKSETLADVTLFCDGVSFRAHKLILAACSKHLADLFETAPLHQNLLVILDNTSATNMSALLEFMYKGEVHVSQDSLSSFLKAAECLQVKGLSIEHEKLAVAQGHSITPMDTGIDSPGKHSKVPKEEIDTPISNTTHHQSSPSPSYSPTMSPYMHPHHYRPYEPRMSTSGASYGDNALKRPLRSPSEILQETGNRASVLRDGSKAVGRPGSPGQMCAYRPPSSLSNLPNQPGGETPPESRFDPDPATALICPETNSIDRFQDPGRPEDLRKKMDHAMQQDESPSSTAGNGTGNNSNMLNNTISSNGSARSQANYGHDREADLIQTNIWSNVAGKINCKAGTVNTADGKKLKCPFCERLYGYETNLRAHIRQRHQGIRVPCPFCSRTFTRNNTVRRHIAREHKAELSLKAYQQNQQQQQQQQQQVHNHNP, encoded by the exons ctcataattttttccagtCCGGTGTTGAGATGGACTCACAGCAACAGCAATTTTGTCTAAAATGGAACAGTTTCGGATCGAATTTAGCGACATCTTTtagtaatttattcaaatcgGAAACGCTGGCCGATGTAACGCTGTTTTGTGACG gTGTAAGCTTTAGAGCTCATAAATTGATTCTGGCGGCTTGTAGTAAACACCTAGCCGATCTATTCGAAACTGCTCCGCTTCACCAAAATTTACTCGTCATACTCGATAATACGTCCGCCACCAACATGTCCGCTCTCTTGGAATTTATGTACAAGGGAGAAGTACACGTTTCGCAGGATTCCCTGTCCAGTTTTTTGAAAGCCGCGGAATGTTTACAAGTGAAAGGATTGAGTATCGAACACGAGAAATTGGCCGTTGCGCAGGGTCACAGCATCACTCCCATGGATACTGGAATAGATTCTCCCGGAAAACATTCTAAG gtACCGAAGGAAGAAATAGATACTCCGATATCGAACACAACACACCATCAATCCAGCCCGTCCCCAAGTTATTCACCGACAATGTCCCCGTATATGCATCCGCATCATTACAGACCATACGAACCGAGGATGTCGACATCGGGAGCATCTTACGGAGATAACGCCTTGAAACGACCTCTACGAAGTCCTAGCGAAATATTACAGGAAACCGGCAATAGAGCTTCGGTCCTTAGAGACGGAAGCAAAGCTGTAGGAAGACCCGGTTCGCCGGGACAGATGTGCGCTTATAGACCACCTTCCTCTTTATCGAATTTGCCGAATCAACCGGGAGGCGAGACTCCTCCAGAAAGCAGATTCGATCCGGATCCTGCCACCGCTTTGATTTGTCCGGAAACCAATAGTATAGATCGGTTTCAGGATCCGGGACGTCCAGAAg ATTTGAGAAAGAAAATGGACCATGCGATGCAACAAGACGAATCGCCGAGTAGTACCGCAGGAAACGGAACAGGAAACAATAGCAACATGCTCAATAACACCATATCTTCGAACGGTTCCGCCAGATCTCAAGCTAACTACGGCCATGACAGGGAGGCAGATCTTATACAGACCAATATATGGAGTAACGTAGctggaaaaataaattgcaaagcCGGAACTGTTAATACAGCGGATG gaaaaaaattaaagtgcCCTTTTTGTGAGAGATTATATGGTTACGAGACCAATTTGAGGGCGCACATACGACAGCGACATCAGGGGATCCGAGTACCGTGTCCGTTTTGTTCGCGAACCTTTACCAGAAACAACACGGTCAGAAGACACATAGCGAGGGAGCATAAGGCCGAGCTCAGTTTAAAGGCTTACCAACAGAATCAGCAACAGCAGCAGCAGCAACAACAGCAGGTACACAACCACAATCCTTAA